The sequence GCCTTTACCGGGGCGGTGCGTTCCCGGCGGGGCGCATTTGAACTTGCCCATGGCGGCACTATTTTTCTGGATGAAATTGGTGAGATGCCCCTGCAGATGCAGACCAAATTGCTGCGGGTTCTGCAGGAACTCGAATTTACGCCGGTGGGTGGCGAAAAACCGGTATGGGTGGATGTCCGGGTGATTGCGGCCACCAACAAAAATCTTGAAGACGAGATTGAAAAAGGTACGTTTCGAAAGGATCTTTATTACCGGCTCGGGGTCATTTCATTAACGCTTCCTCCCTTGAGAAAGCGTAAAGAGGATATCCCTTCACTGACCAACCATTTTCTGACCATGAATCAGCAGAAATTCGGCAGAAATCTTAAACGATTTTCCCAGCCGGCCATGGAGGCCCTGTGCAACTACCATTGGCCGGGAAATATACGGGAACTGATGAACGTTATTGAACGGGCTGTTCTGCTGTGTAAGTCGGATATGATTACCCTGGAAGAACTCCCGTCGGTTTTCCATAATACCAAATCTGTCCAGATAAGCGGTGGTGTATCGGGACTTTCCATGCCCCGGGAATGGGAATCCATGACCCTGCCCCAGGTCAGGGACGCCGTGTGTGACCAGGTGGAAGCTGTGTATCTGGCCATGGTGCTGAATAAAACCCATGGTAAAATCGGAGAAACCGCAAAAATTGCAGGCATTCATCCCAGGGGCCTGTATGCCAAAATGAAAAAACTGGGGCTGGATAAAGCTGCGTTTAAAACCAAAGGATAATTGTTCATGTATTCGCCCTTTCACTATCAGATTTCTGAGTATGACTGTGTGCCCACAGCCATTGCCAATGCGATTTCCTTTTTGTTTCACCGTAAAGAAATCCCCCCCATGGTTATCCGGCATATTTATCTTTACTGCCTTGATACGGTGGGACAAGACTCCCGGTTCGGTCTTGGCGGTACCAGTAAATATGCCGTTCGTCTGGTGGGCAACTGGCTCAATGCTTATCGGAGAAAGTCTTTTTCCGTTGCCACGCAGTTTTTGGAAAAAGAACAGGTCTCCATGGAACCGGGCGGGCAGATTGAATCCTGCTTGTCAGAGGGCGGGGTGGTGCTGTGCAATATCCTTTTGACTCCCCGTGATGAACATTATCTTATGGTGACGGCCATGGATGAAGAGTGGATATACTGCTTCGATTCCTACCGCAGGCAGTCCATCCGCGGCATGAAGGGGATGGCCCGCGTGATTGATGATGGGGACGGCCGGTCAGCCAATCTGAAAATACGGCGGGACTGGATCGGTCAGGACCAGGTAAAGCGGTTCTGTCTGGGGCCCATACCGATGCGTGAGAGCCTCTTAATCCGGCGGATATCTTAGAGCCTATTTTGTAATTAGGGCCATTGATTTTCAAATGATATAAAAATCAAATATGAAGACAATATTAATCTACATATTCGCGTGGTTGGGAATGGTGATCATAGCTGTTGCCAATGGGATAGTGCGAGAGAAGCTATATAGTCAATCAATGTCGGAGTTGGCAGCACATCAATTATCGACGCTCATAGCAATCATGCTGTTGGGTATTTATGTTTTTGTTTTAACACTAGTTTTTCCAATTCAGTCAGCCAGGCAAGCATTTACGATCAGCGGTGCTTGGATGATTATGACGGTGATTTTTGAGTTTGTTTTTGGACATTTTGTAGCAGGCCATTCTTGGACTACCCTTTTTACGGATTATAATATTTTCAAAGGTCGAGTTTGGGTTCTTGTACTCATTTGGACGTTTATTGCCCCGTATGTGTTTTACCGAT comes from uncultured Desulfobacter sp. and encodes:
- a CDS encoding sigma-54 dependent transcriptional regulator; translated protein: MLIRVACAIKETKIRTELANRLAEQDVQLQFFKPSTLSWQALARSCADVFIVSSPTIPKPVESSIALLNELPEAPMTIVLHNRESSEEHANLLASGVDVVLYSGIPMDSLLEALETTLESRRQFYYAERFDRRGRFLPRLNDFTSNSRDMQVFLDETRQVVSSDATILLLGETGVGKEHLSKAIHADSHRSTGPFIAINMAAIPEQLMESELFGHEQGAFTGAVRSRRGAFELAHGGTIFLDEIGEMPLQMQTKLLRVLQELEFTPVGGEKPVWVDVRVIAATNKNLEDEIEKGTFRKDLYYRLGVISLTLPPLRKRKEDIPSLTNHFLTMNQQKFGRNLKRFSQPAMEALCNYHWPGNIRELMNVIERAVLLCKSDMITLEELPSVFHNTKSVQISGGVSGLSMPREWESMTLPQVRDAVCDQVEAVYLAMVLNKTHGKIGETAKIAGIHPRGLYAKMKKLGLDKAAFKTKG